One genomic window of Oryctolagus cuniculus chromosome 11, mOryCun1.1, whole genome shotgun sequence includes the following:
- the C1QTNF6 gene encoding complement C1q tumor necrosis factor-related protein 6: MGTAALGPLWMVLLLPLMVCGVPTEEPTPAGAVISTPAGGCRRCCDPQGPQADAADVAPTSPSALPYVLPEVRPYINITILKGDKGDRGPLGAPGKLGKEGPRGDRGPQGTKGAKGQAGSPGAPCQRRFSAFSVGRKTALHSSEGFQPLLFDTVFVNPDGHFDMAAGHFAAPLGGLYFFSLNVHSWNFKETYVHVVHNEAAAVILYAQPSDRSIMQSQSVMLALAPGDRVWVRLFKRERENAVYSDDVDTYITFSGHLIKPEDD, encoded by the exons ATGGGGACAGCCGCCCTGGGTCCCCTCTGGATGGTGCTGCTGCTCCCTCTCATGGTGTGCGGGGTCCCCACCGAGGAGCCCACACCTGCGGGAGCTGTGATCTCCACCCCTGCCGGGGGCTGCCGGCGGTGCTGtgacccccagggcccccaggccgATGCCGCCGACGTGGCCCCCACCTCTCCGTCGGCCCTCCCGTACGTGCTGCCCGAGGTCCGGCCCTACATCAACATCACAATCCTGAAGG GTGACAAAGGGGACCGAGGCCCGCTGGGCGCCCCGGGGAAGCTGGGCAAGGAGGGTCCCCGGGGGGACCGCGGCCCGCAGGGCACCAAGGGCGCCAAGGGGCAGGCGGGCAGCCCCGGGGCGCCGTGCCAGCGGCGCTTCTCTGCCTTCTCGGTGGGCCGCAAGACGGCCCTGCACAGCAGCGAGGGCTTCCAGCCGCTGCTCTTCGACACGGTCTTCGTGAACCCCGACGGGCACTTCGACATGGCGGCCGGCCACTTCGCCGCGCCCCTGGGGGGCCTCTACTTCTTCAGCCTCAACGTGCACAGCTGGAACTTCAAGGAGACCTACGTGCACGTGGTGCACAACGAGGCGGCCGCCGTGATCCTGTACGCGCAGCCCAGCGACCGCAGCATCATGCAGAGCCAGAGCGTGATGCTGGCCCTGGCGCCCGGCGACCGCGTGTGGGTGCGGCTCTTCAAACGCGAGCGCGAGAACGCCGTCTACAGCGACGACGTGGACACCTACATCACCTTCAGCGGCCACCTCATCAAGCCCGAGGACGACTGA
- the SSTR3 gene encoding somatostatin receptor type 3, which translates to MDALGSPSSAPATSEPGNTSSVWPPAAAPGNASAGPSLAGLAVSGVLIPLVYLVVCVVGLLGNSLVIYVGLRHTASPSVTNVYILNLALADELFMLGLPFLAAQNALSYWPFGSLMCRLVMAVDGINQFTSIFCLTVMSVDRYLAVVHPTRSARWRTAPVARTVSAAVWVASAVVVLPVVVFSGVPRGMSTCHMQWPEPVAAWRAGFIIYTAALGFFGPLLVICLCYLLIVVKVRSAGRRVRAPSCPQVLAASCPRRRRSERRVTRMVVAVVALFVLCWMPFYVLNIVNELWPLPEEPAFFGLYFLVVALPYANSCANPILYGFLSYRFKQGFRRVLLRPSRRVRSQEPAARPPEKTEEEEEEEDEDREALKGKAQNGRLSQVTQPGPSGQGRPLSAGTSKEQQFLPQEPLAGEKSSPRHSSYL; encoded by the coding sequence ATGGATGCCTTGGGCTCTCCCTCGTCAGCGCCCGCCACCTCGGAGCCTGGCAACACCTCTTCAGTTTGGCCCCCGGCTGCTGCCCCGGGGAACGCATCGGCGGGCCCAAGCCTGGCAGGGCTGGCCGTCAGCGGCGTTCTGATCCCACTGGTGTACCTGGTGGTGTGCGTGGTGGGGTTGCTGGGCAACTCCCTGGTCATCTACGTGGGCCTGCGGCACACGGCCAGCCCCTCGGTCACCAACGTCTACATCCTCAACCTGGCGCTGGCCGACGAGCTCTTCATGTTGGGACTCCCATTCCTGGCCGCCCAGAACGCCCTGTCCTACTGGCCCTTCGGCTCGCTCATGTGCCGCCTGGTCATGGCCGTGGACGGCATCAACCAGTTCACCAGCATCTTCTGTCTCACGGTCATGAGCGTGGACCGCTACCTGGCCGTGGTGCACCCCACGCGCTCGGCCCGCTGGCGCACGGCGCCCGTGGCGCGCACGGTCAGCGCGGCCGTCTGGGTGGCCTCGGCCGTGGTGGTGCTGCCCGTGGTGGTCTTCTCTGGCGTGCCCCGCGGCATGAGCACCTGCCACATGCAGTGGCCGGAGCCGGTGGCGGCCTGGCGAGCCGGCTTCATCATCTACACGGCGGCGCTGGGCTTCTTCGGGCCGCTGCTCGTCATCTGCCTGTGCTACCTGCTCATCGTGGTCAAGGTGCGCTCGGCCGGGCGGCGGGTGCGGGCGCCCTCCTGCCCGCAGGTGCTGGCGGCCTCGTGCCCGCGGCGCCGGCGCTCCGAGCGCAGGGTCACGCGCATGGTGGTGGCCGTGGTGGCGCTGTTCGTCCTGTGCTGGATGCCCTTCTACGTGCTCAACATCGTCAACGAGCTGTGGCCGCTGCCCGAGGAGCCCGCCTTCTTCGGCCTCTACTTCCTGGTGGTGGCGCTGCCctacgccaacagctgtgccaaccCCATCCTCTATGGCTTCCTCTCCTACCGCTTCAAGCAGGGCTTTCGCAGGGTCCTGCTGCGGCCGTCCCGGCGCGTGCGCAGCCAGGAGCCCGCGGCGAGGCCTCCGgagaagacagaggaggaggaggaggaggaggacgaggaccgGGAGGCGCTGAAGGGGAAGGCCCAGAACGGCCGGCTCAGTCAGGTCACGCAGCCTGGCCCCAGCGGACAGGGGCGACCGCTCAGTGCAGGGACGAGCAAGGAGCAGCAGTTCctcccccaggagcccctggCCGGGGAGAAGTCCAGCCCGCGGCACAGCAGCTACCTGTAG